The Acidobacteriota bacterium sequence GCACAACTGGCAGCCCGCCAGTGGCAGAGAGAGGAACTGGAACACAAACTTGTGATCACCCAGAAGCAGGCGGACATATATCAGAAGTATGCGGATATCGTTAGCAAATTGAGATTGCTTAAGGCGGGGACTGATCGAGCCATAGCACGCTACGAGCGCGACAGTCTCATGTACAAAGTAGACATAATCGAACGGCTTGTGCAGATAAAAGCCAAATACAAACCGGTTGAAAAACAGGACGAGCATCTCAAAGAGCTATCGAAAATCAAGAAACAGCAAAAGCTGTCCGAGGCACGAGAGCAGGCGATTCTGGATTCTATCGCCAAAAGAGTCATGAGCCGGGCAGCCTTTATCAAAATGGTAAACGAAAAGTTCCCCGATACGGCTGACGAATTTATTGACTTCTATGACCGTCAGATATTTCAGCGGGGAACGAGGAGATAACAATGGAACGAGGATTTAATATCGGTCAGAATACGCTGAACGGCAGACAACAGATAATTGATTATGACGATATGTTCCTACATTGGCTCATCGTGGGCGGAACCGGCAGGGGCAAGAGCAAAATGCTGGAATTGCGGATACGGTATCATCTTGATAATAATCACGGGTTGATACTGCTCGATCCACACGGCTCACTCTACGACGACTTACTGGCGTATGTGACGGTTGCGGGCTATCGTAATCGTGTCGTTTTAATCAATCCCAATGATAATGAAAACTCAGTCGGCTTAAATTTCCTATCGCCAAATGGCATGGACGTGTCGGCGCACGCTTCACAGGTAATGAAGGCAATTGCGAAAGTGTTCGGAGAAGCGGAAGGTGAAACAAAACCGAGATTGGAACGCTGGCAACGCAACCTTCTCATGTCTTTGATTGAGGCGAATCTGACGTTGGCGGACATGCTCGATTTCCTGTCGGTCTCAAGCTCACTCTATCGGGAATCGGTTCTGGATAATGTTCAAAATAACTATGTCAAAAGAGAGTGGCAGGGTTTCGACGCAATTACCAAACGGTCGGAAAAGGAGAATTTAATCGAAGCTCCGTTGAATCGAGCCGCGAAGATGATTCTCTCAGACCCTATCAGACGCATTATCGGGCAAAGGGAATCGACCATCGATATTGGCGAAGCTATCGAGAAGGGACGGATTATTCTGGTCAACCTGGCACCCCTGAAAGTTTCCAGAGAGTGCCAGCAGATTCTGGGGATTCTCTTGGTTGACCAGATTATAAACTACGCTTTCCAACGAACCAAACGGCAGGCGAGAAAGCCGTTTTTCGTTATTGCCGATGAAGCTGCTGAGCTGACTTCCAACGACCTTCCATATTCGCTTCAGGCACTTCGCAAATTCGGAATTTACTTCACACTTTGCTATCAAACACTGACTCAGATCAAACGCATCCCCGGATACTTCGAAAACGTCATGACCAACTGTGATGTAAAGGTAGCGTTCAAGTCGAGCAGGCAGGACAGCGAAGAATTGGTCGGTGAACTGTTTGCCGGTCAGATACATGGAGACAAAATCAAGGATGAAATCCATCACACGCTTTTGACCCCTCATGAGACGGTTCGAGAGGTAGTAAGTAGCGGAACGTCAACTTCCCGAACAAAAGGCGAGGTGAGTACCGAAGGTACTTCCGACAGTTATGGGGGCGGTTCGGGTTCATCAAATTCATTCGGTTCGGGAAGTGCGAATCATCTTATTCCTGCCGATGGCTTTTTGTATCCGATGGATGTTTATTCAATGACCAATTCAGAGTCATTCGGTCGCGCTTCGAATGATTTTTCTATGTCGTCATCCGGTTCCTCTTCAAGTTTCAGTGAGACTTTGAGCAACAGCGAATCGGAATCCAGCAGCAAATCCATCGTGCCGTTTTATGAGTTTATGCGAGAGCAGGAATTGTCGAGCCGTCAGTTTTACTCGATTGAAGAGATTAAGGAGCAATATATAGCATGGGTTATGTGCCAACCCCAGCGACACGCCCAAATCAAGCTGAAAGACGACAATACCATGCCGGTATTTATCGCTTATGTCGATGAGGTTCGGGTACGAGAAAAAGACTGTCAAAAGGTGGTCGCCCGCTCCAATGAAAAGTATGCGTTACCGGCAGCCACCGTTGACAAGCTTATCGAAGAACGAAGATTGCAAATCGTTCAGAGAGAATCTACGGTCATTGACGTAACCCACGAAGAGGAAGAAATCGTAAACAGCCGTTGGCAATAGGAGATTGATATATGCAGAAGTTATTAAATGTTCAGGAATTGGCTGAAAAGCTAAACGTACCGGTCTCATGGATTTATGACCGGACTCGAAATGGAAGCACGGATCATATACCGCATTACAAAATAGGCAAATATCTGCGGTTTGCAGAGGAAGAGGTTATCGATTACCTGAGAATCAAATGTGTGGACAGTCCGCAGTAGCCTATGTGATTGACAATGATTTGTCTAATTAATACATTGCGGTATGCTCGCAACCGTTTACCACAATCACGAAACCAATCCGTCAGTCTTGGCACTGCCGGATATGGTTCGATTTATTCAATCTGCCACACAGAAAGGAGGTGAAAGCGAATTGGCAAAAGGAAGCGTTGTGCAACGCTCTGGAAATTGGTATGCGGTTTATCGGGACGGAGGAACCCAGAAATGGGAACGAGCTGGCGGTAGCAAAAGAACCGCAGAGAAGCTCTTGGCAAAAAGGATGAATCAGATCAATGCCGGAACTTATCAGGAGTTTGAGAAGATTCTCTTCGAAGAGTATTCGGCAAAATGGTTGTCTGACTATGCCAAAATCTCTGTGAAAGCATCTACTTACAACAGCTACGAAACCATCGTGAGGCTTCACTTGAATCCTCGTTTTGGTAAGCAGTTCTTGCATCGGATATCGACGTCCGACATTCAGAAGTTCGTATCTGAAAAGATTACGAAAGAAAAGCTGACTCCGAAATCCGTTGTAAACTTTTTGGTGCCTCTTAAGGAAATGTTCAAGCATGCCGTTGCTTGGGGATTTATCAAACGTGACCCTTCACTGTATGTGAAGCGTCCCCGTGTCGAATTGGAAGAGATGGATTTTTTCACACCCGAAGAAATTCGACTTTTCCTTGATAATGTCAATCCAAACCATTACCCGCTGTTTTTGACAGCCGTAATGACTGGCATGCGACGCGGAGAGCTTTTGGCTTTGCAGTGGGTCGATATTGATTGGAACTCCAATCAAATATCGGTCAGACGTTCGATCTATCGAGGAGAATTCGTCAATCCGAAATCGAAGAATTCAATTCGACGGATTGTTATTACTCCAATACTTCGTCAGGCATTTGAACAGCATCGTTTACTTGGAAGAAAATCCGAATTGGGTTTGATATTCTCCAATGAAAACGGGTTTCCCCTTAATCCCGAAAACCTAATCAAGCGGGAGTTTCATTCCGCACTGGACAGAGCAGGCTTGCGCCGGATACGCTTCCATGATCTCCGGCACTCTTACGCATCACTGTTAATCTCTCAAGGAGAGAACATTAAATTTATCCAGTCTCAACTCGGTCATTCGTCGGCAAAAACGACTCTTGATCGCTACGGACATTTAATGCCGAACCTTGAAAACGATGCGGCTCGGAGATTAGACAAAACAGTTTTCGGAAATTTTGTTAGAAAACTGTTAGAAAATCCGGTTTCTGAAGGTATTTCCCCAAAAAAAGGAACCCCCGAAGTTGTTGAACTTCAGGGGCTTAAGCTTGGTAGCGGGGGGCGGATTTGAACCGCCGACCTTCGGGTTATGAGCCCGACGAGCTACCAGACTGCTCCACCCCGCGATCAAGAGGCCCAATATACCCTCATCCTCAACTGCTTGTCAAGCCCCAACAATGATTCCTATCGGCTCGGTGCGAAGATCGTCGGTGATGCGGCCCTATCTCTATCCCCGGACGGTGCTTGCGGCCGGGATCACGCCGCCCGGCTACAGGCAGGCCGGGTCAGGCCCGCTGATGAACAGGTAGGAAATCAGGAACGTGACGTCCCCGATATCAATACCGGGGACGCCGTCCACGTCGGCCGCCGGCTCGTATGGCGGCACCGGCCCGCTGATAAACAGGTACCGGATCAGGTAGGTCAGGTCCCCGATATCCGGACCCTCGTGGTCGTCGTTGACGTCGCCGCAGAGGGCATCCAGGATCGTCACCACGCCGTCCTGCAGGGAGAGCGCAGTGGTATCGATTCGCAGGCTCGTGACGGTGTCGACCGTGAATGAATCCGCCGGGGGTCCGGTGACTTCCAGCCAGTGAATGCACCCGCCCCCAACAGGGTCGGTCTGGAGGCACGAGTACCAGCTGGTGTCGTAAACAGTGTCAGTGACGGTCGCGATATACAGGACGTCCTGGTCAAGGAAATAGCAATCACCGAGACCTTCGGCCTGAACGTGGATGGTCGTGGCCAGGTCGCTGAGCGTGTCGGGGTAGTCCTTGATATCGGCAATGATCTTCAGCAGCGGCGTCTCTCCGTCCTGGGGAAAGCTGATTCCGGTCGTATAGGGAGGCATGGCACTCACCGCCGCCGTGATGACAAGGTCGGTGCCGTCACCGGCCGGCGAAACTGCCTCGAGTGCTTCCCAGCCGCCGATGAGCGTGCCGATAGTATCGATTTGTCCCAAGGCCGCCGTGGACGGGGCGGTGGTGTACCGGTCGTAGGCCCAGCATCCATAGGTTACCGAGTCGGCCGGGACGACCGATGAGCTGACGCAGCTTCCCGTCGAACTATACTCGTTGCAGATATAGTACGTGGTGTCCGTGACAGCGACGGCAGAGGTCCTGAACGCCATGATGTCGTCGCGGTCAAGCCCGAGCGTAAGCCGGAACCCGGCCACGGAGTCAGTGAGGTTGCTCAGGGACACTGAGATGACCGCCTGTTGATCCCCGGGCCAGATAGCGGTGTCCTCGACCTTTATTTCGATTATGGGCTCGGCCTGAACAGCCGTTCCAAAACCTATGAGTGCAGCCAGCATGAACAAGGCCATGGGCGCATTCCGGGTTGAGTTCCTGCTATGCACAGTTCAGTTCCTCCGGCATGTTGTATTAGATTGCAGGCTGAATCGCTTCCTTGGGAAGCCGTAGACGTGTAGCCTGCTTCCTGTCTTTTGTAAAGACGAAAAGTGTCTCTTTTTGTTCGCAAAAACAGGTACCTTGCACTGAAAAAGAACCCTATCGCCACCGCCGGAAACCGAGGCCCCGCACCCGCAACGCGCGCCGGGGCGGCCGTCGCGGAACCGGCGAAAAAATTGAACTTTCCCGTCTTAATATCGTCTATTTGGGAGAAACTGGTCTTTTGATATTCAGGCGGGCCCGTATCCGGCCTTCGCATCTGCGCTTTCGGCCAATACGCATTAGGAGAGGACGGCATGGACGATAAAGAGCTTTCCCGACGGAGCTTCCTTCGCATGGTCCCGGCCGCGGTCGGGGGCATCGTCACCCTGGGAACCATTCCGCAAGCACTGTCCGCCCCCGTTCCGGCGGTTGGGCCGCGCGTGCGGGTTCCGAACCCGTACGTTGCCGCTGATTCAAAGCCGCTCCTGGTTTGCGTGGAGGGGACCGATATTCAGCGGATGCTCAAGAAGGGTCTGGACGTCCTGGGCGGACTGGGGAAACTGATTTCTTACAACCAGGACGTGTTCATCAAGCCCAACTGCAATTTTGCCGATCCCTATCCCGCCATTTCCAGCGTGGCCTGCGTCCGAGCCGTGGTATGCGAGGCAGTGGCCGTGACCGACGGTAACGTCAGGGTGGGCGATCAGGGTTATCAGCCCGATACCGCCGTCTACGGGCACATGAATCTCGAGCATCCGGTGACGTCGGCCGGCGGCAGCCTGGAGCATCTTGAGGCGACGTACGACGTGCGGGCGAGTCACTGGAATCCGGGTGTGCCGGATCACAAGGTTTACACCCAGGTGTACGATGCCTCAGTCCTGCTGAATCTCTGTTCGCTCAAGCGCCATTTTGCGGCCAACATGTCGTGCTCGCTGAAGAACAACGTGGGCACTGTCGCAGGACCAAATGCCGCCGCCACGCGCGCCTACCTTCACGCCATCTACAGCGAACTCGATGACGCCCCGTTTCAGCGCGAGGTCGCCGAGATTGCGGGCCTGGTGAATCCTGACCTGAACATCGTTGATGCCCGGGCGATTCTCACGGTAAACGGTCCGTTTG is a genomic window containing:
- a CDS encoding type IV secretion system DNA-binding domain-containing protein, whose product is MERGFNIGQNTLNGRQQIIDYDDMFLHWLIVGGTGRGKSKMLELRIRYHLDNNHGLILLDPHGSLYDDLLAYVTVAGYRNRVVLINPNDNENSVGLNFLSPNGMDVSAHASQVMKAIAKVFGEAEGETKPRLERWQRNLLMSLIEANLTLADMLDFLSVSSSLYRESVLDNVQNNYVKREWQGFDAITKRSEKENLIEAPLNRAAKMILSDPIRRIIGQRESTIDIGEAIEKGRIILVNLAPLKVSRECQQILGILLVDQIINYAFQRTKRQARKPFFVIADEAAELTSNDLPYSLQALRKFGIYFTLCYQTLTQIKRIPGYFENVMTNCDVKVAFKSSRQDSEELVGELFAGQIHGDKIKDEIHHTLLTPHETVREVVSSGTSTSRTKGEVSTEGTSDSYGGGSGSSNSFGSGSANHLIPADGFLYPMDVYSMTNSESFGRASNDFSMSSSGSSSSFSETLSNSESESSSKSIVPFYEFMREQELSSRQFYSIEEIKEQYIAWVMCQPQRHAQIKLKDDNTMPVFIAYVDEVRVREKDCQKVVARSNEKYALPAATVDKLIEERRLQIVQRESTVIDVTHEEEEIVNSRWQ
- a CDS encoding site-specific integrase, which codes for MLATVYHNHETNPSVLALPDMVRFIQSATQKGGESELAKGSVVQRSGNWYAVYRDGGTQKWERAGGSKRTAEKLLAKRMNQINAGTYQEFEKILFEEYSAKWLSDYAKISVKASTYNSYETIVRLHLNPRFGKQFLHRISTSDIQKFVSEKITKEKLTPKSVVNFLVPLKEMFKHAVAWGFIKRDPSLYVKRPRVELEEMDFFTPEEIRLFLDNVNPNHYPLFLTAVMTGMRRGELLALQWVDIDWNSNQISVRRSIYRGEFVNPKSKNSIRRIVITPILRQAFEQHRLLGRKSELGLIFSNENGFPLNPENLIKREFHSALDRAGLRRIRFHDLRHSYASLLISQGENIKFIQSQLGHSSAKTTLDRYGHLMPNLENDAARRLDKTVFGNFVRKLLENPVSEGISPKKGTPEVVELQGLKLGSGGRI
- a CDS encoding DUF362 domain-containing protein, translating into MDDKELSRRSFLRMVPAAVGGIVTLGTIPQALSAPVPAVGPRVRVPNPYVAADSKPLLVCVEGTDIQRMLKKGLDVLGGLGKLISYNQDVFIKPNCNFADPYPAISSVACVRAVVCEAVAVTDGNVRVGDQGYQPDTAVYGHMNLEHPVTSAGGSLEHLEATYDVRASHWNPGVPDHKVYTQVYDASVLLNLCSLKRHFAANMSCSLKNNVGTVAGPNAAATRAYLHAIYSELDDAPFQREVAEIAGLVNPDLNIVDARAILTVNGPFANQGVVEHADKLIICGDMVATDAYCSQLLAAHDETFDPGVLAPLLQHAETIGLGTSELGNVVIIEATES